In the genome of Candidatus Saccharibacteria bacterium oral taxon 488, one region contains:
- the typA gene encoding translational GTPase TypA produces the protein MKDASKIRNIAIIAHVDHGKTTMVDGLLKQSRTFRDNQAEMSQELIMDSGDQEHERGITITAKQTSIFYGDYKINIIDTPGHADFSGEVERTLQMADGVLLIVDAQEGPMPQTKFVLSKALELGLKPVVVINKIDKPARRIAEVEDELSDLFLELATDDAQLQYPIYYAVGRDGKAWREIPADPTEDADLTPIFEAIINDIPAPSVTADGGFQMLVTSLQYDTFQGKYAIGRIARGSVKRGLAVSLMKQGEVSGSARIEKVFGYRGLNREELEEAFAGDIVALVGVAEAHIGDTIADKEHPEALPAIAIEAPTLSMYLGPNTSPMKGREGEFTTSRQIGDRLRRELETNVALRVEENGIGFTVSGRGELHLSVLIETMRREGFEFEVGRPQVVTITEDGVEKEPIEELQIEISSEFIGAISQELGARHAEMKSQETTASGVTRMTYVLPTRALIGLRNVLLTATKGTVIMNSLPYGYQPLGGKLPKTRSGVLIAFEAGTTTPYALQAAEARGELLVGPGTEVYAGMIVGIYNRQEDIEINVCKAKHLTNMRSKSSDGTVQLTPFTQFSLEQCIDFIEDDELLEVTPKSLRLRKRYLDANERKRAAKR, from the coding sequence ATGAAGGACGCTAGCAAGATTCGAAATATTGCCATTATTGCCCACGTCGATCACGGCAAGACGACCATGGTTGATGGGCTGCTCAAACAGTCGCGCACATTCCGCGACAATCAGGCCGAGATGAGCCAAGAATTGATCATGGATTCGGGCGATCAGGAGCACGAACGCGGTATCACCATCACCGCCAAACAGACCTCGATTTTTTACGGTGATTATAAGATCAACATCATCGACACGCCGGGGCACGCCGATTTTTCGGGCGAGGTCGAGCGGACACTGCAGATGGCGGACGGTGTGCTGTTGATCGTTGATGCACAGGAAGGGCCGATGCCACAGACGAAGTTCGTGTTGAGCAAGGCGCTAGAACTGGGCTTGAAGCCGGTGGTGGTGATCAATAAAATTGACAAACCTGCCCGGCGAATTGCCGAGGTTGAAGACGAGCTGAGCGATCTATTTTTGGAGCTAGCGACTGATGATGCTCAACTTCAATATCCGATTTATTATGCCGTTGGGCGCGATGGCAAGGCGTGGCGGGAGATTCCTGCTGACCCGACTGAAGACGCCGATCTCACACCAATTTTTGAAGCGATTATCAACGATATCCCAGCGCCGAGCGTCACGGCTGATGGCGGCTTCCAGATGCTGGTGACCAGCCTGCAGTACGACACCTTTCAGGGTAAATATGCCATCGGGCGGATCGCTCGCGGGTCGGTCAAGCGCGGCCTGGCGGTTAGCCTGATGAAACAGGGCGAAGTGTCGGGCTCAGCGCGAATTGAGAAAGTTTTTGGCTACCGCGGGCTGAACCGCGAAGAGCTTGAGGAGGCGTTTGCTGGCGACATTGTGGCACTGGTCGGTGTAGCTGAAGCGCACATTGGCGATACGATTGCTGATAAAGAACACCCCGAAGCCTTGCCGGCGATTGCCATTGAAGCGCCGACGCTGAGCATGTACCTCGGCCCAAACACTAGCCCGATGAAAGGTCGCGAGGGCGAATTTACCACCTCGCGGCAAATTGGCGACCGATTGCGGCGAGAGCTGGAAACCAACGTGGCGCTGCGCGTTGAAGAAAACGGCATCGGCTTTACGGTGTCTGGCCGCGGCGAGCTGCACCTGAGCGTCTTGATCGAGACCATGCGGCGCGAAGGCTTTGAGTTTGAAGTCGGCCGTCCGCAAGTGGTCACCATCACTGAGGACGGTGTCGAAAAAGAGCCAATTGAAGAACTACAAATCGAAATTAGCAGTGAATTCATCGGCGCAATCAGCCAGGAGTTGGGTGCGCGCCACGCTGAAATGAAATCGCAAGAAACCACCGCCAGCGGCGTTACCCGCATGACCTACGTGCTGCCGACGAGAGCGTTGATCGGTCTACGCAACGTACTGTTGACCGCTACCAAAGGCACCGTAATCATGAATTCCCTGCCGTACGGCTATCAACCGCTGGGCGGCAAATTGCCAAAAACCCGCAGCGGCGTACTCATCGCCTTTGAAGCTGGCACTACCACACCGTATGCACTACAGGCGGCCGAGGCGCGCGGTGAACTCTTGGTCGGACCTGGCACGGAAGTCTACGCCGGTATGATCGTCGGTATTTATAACCGCCAAGAAGACATTGAGATTAACGTTTGCAAGGCTAAACACCTGACCAACATGCGTTCCAA